A region of Vitis riparia cultivar Riparia Gloire de Montpellier isolate 1030 chromosome 1, EGFV_Vit.rip_1.0, whole genome shotgun sequence DNA encodes the following proteins:
- the LOC117920345 gene encoding uncharacterized protein LOC117920345, whose amino-acid sequence MTEYSVLLVSRLDPLRYLFDRPVLTGRLMRWLVLLTEFDIHYVTQKSVKGSIVADHLASLLISDDRSVDDDFPNEQIISMTSITGWRLYFDGAANQSGFGIGILLISPQGDHIPRSVRLAFSDHHRLTNNIVEYEACIIGLETALDLGIRQLEIHGDSNLVIKQTQGIWRTRDEKLKPYHAYLDLLIDRFDVLRYIHLPRAENQFANALATLASLIVIPTGVNVRPLLIETRSAPTYYCLIGEIED is encoded by the coding sequence atgacagagtattcCGTGCTCTTGGTCTCACGATTGGACCCGTTAAGGTATCTATTTGACAGGCCTGTTCTGACTGGTAGGCTCATGAGATGGCTGGTATTgttgacagagtttgatattcattatGTCACACAGAAGTCAGTAAAAGGAAGCATTGTTGcagatcatctagcttctttgcTGATATCCGATGATAGATcggttgatgatgatttccctAATGAGCAGATCATTTCAATGACTAGTATTACAGGATGGCggttgtactttgatggtgccgCCAATCAGTCGGGGTTTGGCATTGGTATCTTGTTGATATCACCACAGGGTGATCATATCCCCAGATCAGTCCGATTAGCATTTTCTGATCATCACCGATTGACGAATAATATTGTagagtatgaggcttgcattATAGGTTTGGAGACTGCACTTGATCTTGGCATTAGACAATTGGAGATCCACGGGGATTCGAACTTGGTTATAAAGCAGACTCAGGGTATCTGGAGGACACGGGATGAGAAGCTGAAACCCTACCATGCTTACTTGGACCTATTGATTGATAGATTCGATGTGTTAAGGTATATACATCTGCCTAGGGCGGAGAATCAGTTTGCCAATGCATTAGCCACCTTGGCTTCTCTGATTGTGATCCCTACGGGGGTGAATGTTAGGCCATTGCTGATTGAGACTAGGTCTGCACCAACTTACTATTGTCTGATTGGAGAGATAGAGGATTAG